CGTCTGCTAAAAAAAATCCCGCGATACACAACCGACGAAGAAATTGAGAAGCTGAAAGCAGCCGCTCAGTTTAATGCTCAGTTGATGGACATGCTGCGGCCGCACGTTCAAGCCGGCACGACAACCGAACAACTGGATCAGTTGGCTCACGAATATACTCTTGACCACGGCCACACGCCGGCCTGCCTGGGTTACCACGGGTATCCCAATACGATTTGCACCAGCGTGAACGAAATCGTCTGCCACGGCATTCCCAACGATGTCGCACTTAAAGACGGCGATATCGTCAACGTTGATATCACCACGATTGTTGACGGCTGGTACGGCGATCAATCAGAAACATTCATGATCGGCGAAGTGACACCCGCAGCCAAACGATTGGTGCAGACCACGTTTGACGCGATGTTTCTTGGCATCCGCGCCTGCAAACCCGGCGGACCGGTGTCTTTGATTGGCCGAGCAATCCAGTCGTTCGCGAAAGAAAACGGTTATGCCGTCGTGCGTGAATACCAGGGCCATGGCATTGGCCAGGACTTTCACCAGGATCCAGGCATCCCGCATTTTCCAACGCCAACGTCGCGGCGCGATCTGCTGAAACCGGGAACCTGTTACACGGTCGAACCGATGCTAAACATTGGCGGGTGGAAGACGAAAGTGGACAAGGACGATGGCTGGACGGTCCGCACGCTGGACCGATCTCTATCCGCTCAGTTTGAACACACGGTGCTCATGACAGAAGACGGCCCGGAAATCTTGACACTCACGCAGGACGGTCCTCAGGAAGGCCACGTGTTTTAACTGCGCCGTTGCAC
This DNA window, taken from Fuerstiella marisgermanici, encodes the following:
- the map gene encoding type I methionyl aminopeptidase, giving the protein MTRLLKKIPRYTTDEEIEKLKAAAQFNAQLMDMLRPHVQAGTTTEQLDQLAHEYTLDHGHTPACLGYHGYPNTICTSVNEIVCHGIPNDVALKDGDIVNVDITTIVDGWYGDQSETFMIGEVTPAAKRLVQTTFDAMFLGIRACKPGGPVSLIGRAIQSFAKENGYAVVREYQGHGIGQDFHQDPGIPHFPTPTSRRDLLKPGTCYTVEPMLNIGGWKTKVDKDDGWTVRTLDRSLSAQFEHTVLMTEDGPEILTLTQDGPQEGHVF